One Pongo abelii isolate AG06213 chromosome 12, NHGRI_mPonAbe1-v2.0_pri, whole genome shotgun sequence DNA segment encodes these proteins:
- the ACTR1B gene encoding beta-centractin isoform X1 — MESYDIIANQPVVIDNVRPGSQGEGGRPAPGGARDGAGRDPRPPRRVLRSGSGVIKAGFAGDQIPKYCFPNYVGRPKHMRVMAGALEGDLFIGPKAEEHRGLLTIRYPMEHGVVRDWNDMERIWQYVYSKDQLQTFSEEHPVLLTEAPLNPSKNREKAAEVFFETFNVPALFISMQAVLSLYATGRTTGVVLDSGDGVTHAVPIYEGFAMPHSIMRVDIAGRDVSRYLRLLLRKEGVDFHTSAEFEVVRTIKERACYLSINPQKDEALETEKVQYTLPDGSTLDVGPARFRAPELLFQPDLVGDESEGLHEVVAFAIHKSDMDLRRTLFANIVLSGGSTLFKGFGDRLLSEVKKLAPKDIKIKISAPQERLYSTWIGGSILASLDTFKKMWVSKKEYEEDGSRAIHRKTF; from the exons ATGGAGTCCTACGACATCATCGCCAACCAGCCTGTGGTCATCGACAACGTGAGGCCCGGCAGCCAGGGGGAGGGCGGGCGCCCCGCCCCCGGGGGCGCACGCGACGGCGCAGGGAGAGACCCCCGCCCGCCTCGGCGCGTCCTCCGCTCA GGTTCGGGGGTGATTAAAGCTGGCTTTGCAGGAGACCAGATTCCCAAATACTGTTTCCCAAACTA TGTCGGGCGGCCCAAGCACATGCGGGTGATGGCTGGAGCCCTGGAGGGGGACCTCTTCATCGGACCAAAAGCAGAG GAGCACCGGGGGCTGCTGACCATCCGCTACCCCATGGAGCACGGCGTGGTGCGAGACTGGAACGACATGGAACGCATCTGGCAGTACGTCTACTCCAAGGACCAGCTGCAGACCTTCTCGGAGGAG CATCCTGTGCTCCTCACGGAGGCCCCGCTCAACCCGAGTAAAAACCGGGAGAAGGCGGCAGAGGTGTTCTTTGAGACCTTCAATGTGCCGGCCCTGTTCATCTCCATGCAGGCTGTGCTCAGTCT GTACGCAACGGGACGCACGACAGGAGTGGTTCTAGACTCAGGGGACGGGGTCACTCATGCCGTGCCCATCTATGAGGGCTTTGCCATGCCTCACTCCATCATGCGGGTGGACATTGCCGGCCGCGACGTCTCCCGCTACCTCCGACTCCTGCTGCGCAAGGAAGGGGTTGACTTCCATACCTCGGCTGAGTTTGAGGTTGTCCGGACAATCAAAGAG CGAGCCTGCTACCTGTCCATCAACCCACAGAAGGATGAGGCTCTGGAGACGGAGAAGGTGCAGTACACGTTGCCGGACGGCAGCACGCTCGAT GTGGGGCCTGCACGATTCCGGGCCCCCGAGCTGCTGTTCCAGCCGGACCTTGTGGGGGATGAGAGTGAGGGGCTCCATGAGGTGGTGGCCTTCGCCATACACAAGTCCGACATGGACCTGCGCCGGACACTGTTCGCCAACATCGTGCTCTCAGGTGGCTCAACGCTTTTCAAAG GCTTCGGAGACCGATTACTCAGTGAAGTGAAGAAGCTTGCCCCAAAGGATATCAAAATCAAG ATCTCGGCCCCGCAGGAACGGCTGTACTCCACGTGGATTGG CGGCTCCATCCTGGCCTCGCTGGACACTTTTAAGAAGATGTGGGTGTCCAAAAAGGAGTATGAAGAGGATGGCTCCCGTGCTATTCATCGCAAAACTTTCTAG
- the ACTR1B gene encoding beta-centractin isoform X3 produces the protein MRVMAGALEGDLFIGPKAEEHRGLLTIRYPMEHGVVRDWNDMERIWQYVYSKDQLQTFSEEHPVLLTEAPLNPSKNREKAAEVFFETFNVPALFISMQAVLSLYATGRTTGVVLDSGDGVTHAVPIYEGFAMPHSIMRVDIAGRDVSRYLRLLLRKEGVDFHTSAEFEVVRTIKERACYLSINPQKDEALETEKVQYTLPDGSTLDVGPARFRAPELLFQPDLVGDESEGLHEVVAFAIHKSDMDLRRTLFANIVLSGGSTLFKGFGDRLLSEVKKLAPKDIKIKISAPQERLYSTWIGGSILASLDTFKKMWVSKKEYEEDGSRAIHRKTF, from the exons ATGCGGGTGATGGCTGGAGCCCTGGAGGGGGACCTCTTCATCGGACCAAAAGCAGAG GAGCACCGGGGGCTGCTGACCATCCGCTACCCCATGGAGCACGGCGTGGTGCGAGACTGGAACGACATGGAACGCATCTGGCAGTACGTCTACTCCAAGGACCAGCTGCAGACCTTCTCGGAGGAG CATCCTGTGCTCCTCACGGAGGCCCCGCTCAACCCGAGTAAAAACCGGGAGAAGGCGGCAGAGGTGTTCTTTGAGACCTTCAATGTGCCGGCCCTGTTCATCTCCATGCAGGCTGTGCTCAGTCT GTACGCAACGGGACGCACGACAGGAGTGGTTCTAGACTCAGGGGACGGGGTCACTCATGCCGTGCCCATCTATGAGGGCTTTGCCATGCCTCACTCCATCATGCGGGTGGACATTGCCGGCCGCGACGTCTCCCGCTACCTCCGACTCCTGCTGCGCAAGGAAGGGGTTGACTTCCATACCTCGGCTGAGTTTGAGGTTGTCCGGACAATCAAAGAG CGAGCCTGCTACCTGTCCATCAACCCACAGAAGGATGAGGCTCTGGAGACGGAGAAGGTGCAGTACACGTTGCCGGACGGCAGCACGCTCGAT GTGGGGCCTGCACGATTCCGGGCCCCCGAGCTGCTGTTCCAGCCGGACCTTGTGGGGGATGAGAGTGAGGGGCTCCATGAGGTGGTGGCCTTCGCCATACACAAGTCCGACATGGACCTGCGCCGGACACTGTTCGCCAACATCGTGCTCTCAGGTGGCTCAACGCTTTTCAAAG GCTTCGGAGACCGATTACTCAGTGAAGTGAAGAAGCTTGCCCCAAAGGATATCAAAATCAAG ATCTCGGCCCCGCAGGAACGGCTGTACTCCACGTGGATTGG CGGCTCCATCCTGGCCTCGCTGGACACTTTTAAGAAGATGTGGGTGTCCAAAAAGGAGTATGAAGAGGATGGCTCCCGTGCTATTCATCGCAAAACTTTCTAG
- the ACTR1B gene encoding beta-centractin isoform X2 — protein sequence MESYDIIANQPVVIDNGSGVIKAGFAGDQIPKYCFPNYVGRPKHMRVMAGALEGDLFIGPKAEEHRGLLTIRYPMEHGVVRDWNDMERIWQYVYSKDQLQTFSEEHPVLLTEAPLNPSKNREKAAEVFFETFNVPALFISMQAVLSLYATGRTTGVVLDSGDGVTHAVPIYEGFAMPHSIMRVDIAGRDVSRYLRLLLRKEGVDFHTSAEFEVVRTIKERACYLSINPQKDEALETEKVQYTLPDGSTLDVGPARFRAPELLFQPDLVGDESEGLHEVVAFAIHKSDMDLRRTLFANIVLSGGSTLFKGFGDRLLSEVKKLAPKDIKIKISAPQERLYSTWIGGSILASLDTFKKMWVSKKEYEEDGSRAIHRKTF from the exons ATGGAGTCCTACGACATCATCGCCAACCAGCCTGTGGTCATCGACAAC GGTTCGGGGGTGATTAAAGCTGGCTTTGCAGGAGACCAGATTCCCAAATACTGTTTCCCAAACTA TGTCGGGCGGCCCAAGCACATGCGGGTGATGGCTGGAGCCCTGGAGGGGGACCTCTTCATCGGACCAAAAGCAGAG GAGCACCGGGGGCTGCTGACCATCCGCTACCCCATGGAGCACGGCGTGGTGCGAGACTGGAACGACATGGAACGCATCTGGCAGTACGTCTACTCCAAGGACCAGCTGCAGACCTTCTCGGAGGAG CATCCTGTGCTCCTCACGGAGGCCCCGCTCAACCCGAGTAAAAACCGGGAGAAGGCGGCAGAGGTGTTCTTTGAGACCTTCAATGTGCCGGCCCTGTTCATCTCCATGCAGGCTGTGCTCAGTCT GTACGCAACGGGACGCACGACAGGAGTGGTTCTAGACTCAGGGGACGGGGTCACTCATGCCGTGCCCATCTATGAGGGCTTTGCCATGCCTCACTCCATCATGCGGGTGGACATTGCCGGCCGCGACGTCTCCCGCTACCTCCGACTCCTGCTGCGCAAGGAAGGGGTTGACTTCCATACCTCGGCTGAGTTTGAGGTTGTCCGGACAATCAAAGAG CGAGCCTGCTACCTGTCCATCAACCCACAGAAGGATGAGGCTCTGGAGACGGAGAAGGTGCAGTACACGTTGCCGGACGGCAGCACGCTCGAT GTGGGGCCTGCACGATTCCGGGCCCCCGAGCTGCTGTTCCAGCCGGACCTTGTGGGGGATGAGAGTGAGGGGCTCCATGAGGTGGTGGCCTTCGCCATACACAAGTCCGACATGGACCTGCGCCGGACACTGTTCGCCAACATCGTGCTCTCAGGTGGCTCAACGCTTTTCAAAG GCTTCGGAGACCGATTACTCAGTGAAGTGAAGAAGCTTGCCCCAAAGGATATCAAAATCAAG ATCTCGGCCCCGCAGGAACGGCTGTACTCCACGTGGATTGG CGGCTCCATCCTGGCCTCGCTGGACACTTTTAAGAAGATGTGGGTGTCCAAAAAGGAGTATGAAGAGGATGGCTCCCGTGCTATTCATCGCAAAACTTTCTAG